The Struthio camelus isolate bStrCam1 chromosome 24, bStrCam1.hap1, whole genome shotgun sequence genome includes a window with the following:
- the CELSR2 gene encoding cadherin EGF LAG seven-pass G-type receptor 2 isoform X2: MAALFDSRSDALFAMDPASGAVTTAAPLDRESKSTHVFRVTATDHGTPRRTALATLTVTVSDANDHDPAFEQAEYRESVRENLEVGYEVLTVRATDGDAGPNANILYRLLNAGGPNEVFEIDPRSGVIRTRGPVDREAVEAYELLVEAADQGQEPGPRSATATVRIAVEDDNDNAPQFSEKRYVARVPEDVAPNSAVLRVTATDRDKGSNALVHYSIVSGNTRGHFYIDAQTGAVDVVSPLDYEASKEYTLRIRAQDGGRPPLSNISGLVTVQVLDVNDNAPIFVSTPFQATVLENVPVGYSVIHIQAIDADSGDNARLVYSLLEIGAGFPFAINNSTGWIVVASELDREAMDFYSFGVEAQDQGSPPMASSASVSITVLDVNDNSPEFTQREYSARLNEDAAVGTSVLTVSAIDRDANSVITYQISSGNTRNRFSITSQSGGGLISLALPLDYKLERQYLLTIAASDGTRQDTAQVIVNVTDANTHRPVFQSSHYTVNINEDRPVGTTVVVISATDEDTGENARITYLMEDSIPQFRIDPDTGAVTTQMELDYEDQVSYTLAITARDNGIPQKSDTTYLEILVSDVNDNAPQFLRDGYQGSVYEDVPAFTSVLQVSATDRDSGLNGRVFYTFQGGDDGEGDFIVESTSGIVRTLRRLDRENVPLYTLRAYAVDKGVPAKRTPVEIQVTVLDVNDNPPVFERDEFDIFVEENSPIGLVVARITATDPDEGTNAQIMYQIVEGNIPEVFQLDIFSGELTALADLDYEAKAEYVIVVQATSAPLVSRATVHVCLRDTNDNSPQLKNFEILFNNYITNHSGSFPSGVIGRIPAHDPDVSDTLTYAFEQGNELNLVLLDPSTGELRLSRALDNNRPLEAIMKVSVSDGVHSATAQCTLRVTVITDEMLSNSITLRLADMSQERFLSPLLSLFLEGVAAVLAAPRHRVVLFNIQTDTEVRAARILNVSLSVLLPASARGARFFSSEELQERLYLNRSLLAAISAQRVLPFDDNICLREPCENYMRCVSVLKFDSSAPFLASDTILFRPIHPVTGLRCRCPPGFTGDYCETEIDLCYSSPCGSNGRCRSREGGYTCECHEDFTGERCELNTRLGRCVPGVCRNGGTCVNLLVGGFRCECPPGHYEKPFCAVSTRSFPPHSFVTFRGLRQRFHFTLALTFATKERDGLLLYNGRFNEKHDFVALEIVGEQIQLTFSAGESTTTVSPFVPGGVSDGQWHRVQLHYYNKPVLGKSGLPQGPSEQKVAVVTVDDCDTGMALKFGAVLGNYSCAAQGTQSGTKKSLDLTGPLLLGGVPALPESFPIRSRHFVGCMRHLHVDERPVDLAAFVANNGTVPGCPAKKNACEGGACRHGGTCVHEWDGASCQCPLGFGGPSCQDEMAGPQRFVGRSRAAWSGPALPPPPLPLAPPWHLALMFRTRQPGGLLLRAAAAAGPGSGPGPATAAITLQLSEGQAEAGLWQGGTRLAWLRLPHAKVNDGDWHHVQLELRGAPGRPPPAALLLLALDYGRHQAVADVAGELQGLPLRTLSVGGLAGDDGEVEQGFRGCLQGVRVGETAASAVALDVNEAARVNVERGCAVPDPCDSSPCPGNSYCSDDWDSFSCSCDPGYYGDGCINACALNPCEHQATCTRKPGSSRGYACECPPGYFGPYCEHKFDQPCPRGWWGHPTCGPCSCDVAKGFDPDCNKTTGECRCKENHYRPAGSDACLLCDCYPTGSLSRICDAASGQCPCKAGVIGRHCDRCDNPFAEVTASGCEVNYDSCPRAIEANIWWPRTRFGLPAAAPCPKGSIGTAVRHCDEHKGWLPPNLFNCTSLAFAALKGFAERLVRNESVLDTAQSQRVALQLHNATRHTAAYFGSDVRLAYQLSARLLQHESAQRGFRLAATQDVHFTENLLRVGSALLDASNKRHWDLIQQTEGGTAWLLKHFEDYASALAQNMRQTYLSPFTIVTPNIVVSVVRLDKVNFAGARLPRYEALRGEKPPDLETTVILPESVFQPAEGRHPSAGPGKPPPGPGEQDRGEEEEKEEEEEEEEEVPLVTRHKRHPEPSEGQAIASVIIYRTLAGLLPEQYDTDKRSLRVPKRPIINTPVVSISVHDAAERAPRALEKPITLQFRLLETQERSKPVCVFWNHSLLAGGAGGWSARGCEVVFRNRSHVSCQCNHLTSFAVLMDISRRENGEILPLAALTYASLGVALAGLLLAVLALAALRGLRSNRHSIRRHGATALLLAQLVFLLGINQADLPLACTVVAILLQFLYMSAVGWALLEGLHLYRRRSEPRHVDRGPMRFYHVLGWGLPAFITGLAVGLDPEGYGNPDFCWLSIHDSLVWSLAGPIACAVAMCVFFLVLAARATCAAPQGFEKKGTASGLQTAVVVLVLPSLAWLLALLSVNSDAILFHYLFAASNCLQGPLIFLFCVVLSKEARKSLRFSCARRAAADPALATKSTLTAAYRRDSTYVAGQLYHAPLGDSAGSLPSTARSGKSQHSYIPFVRREDPAPRGGQARGALPEPAGLFLDAQDQPNERDTDSDSDLSLEDDQSGSYGSTRSSESEAEGAQTCWENLLGPGPERPPGDAGGAPTRPGEFVTTASESDGHGGSRALPVEAAGGGGLGEDPPPPPPPRPATQPHKGILKKKRPGAAGGQRSGSGTPGSWRGSSGSEGGRGGGTAAPRPRRSLQEQLRGVTPVAMSIKAGTVDEDSSGSESDETSI; this comes from the exons ATGGCCGCCCTCTTCGACAGCCGCTCCGACGCCCTCTTCGCCATGGACCCCGCCAGCGGCGCCGTCACCACCGCCGCCCCCCTGGACCGCGAGAGCAAGAGCACCCACGTCTTCCGGGTGACGGCCACCGACCACGGCACGCCGCGGCGCACGGCGCTGGCCACGCTGACGGTGACGGTGAGCGACGCCAACGACCACGACCCGGCCTTCGAGCAGGCCGAGTACCGGGAGAGCGTGCGGGAGAACCTGGAGGTGGGCTACGAGGTGCTGACGGTGCGGGCCACCGACGGCGACGCCGGCCCCAACGCCAACATCCTCTACCGCCTCCTCAACGCCGGCGGCCCCAACGAGGTCTTCGAGATCGACCCGCGCTCCGGCGTCATCCGCACCCGGGGCCCCGTGGACCGCGAGGCGGTGGAGGCCTACGAGCTGCTGGTGGAGGCCGCCGACCAAGGGCAGGAGCCGGGGCCCCGCAGCGCCACGGCCACGGTGCGCATCGCCGTGGAGGACGACAACGACAACGCGCCGCAGTTCAGCGAGAAGCGCTACGTGGCCCGGGTGCCCGAGGACGTGGCGCCCAACTCGGCCGTGCTGCGGGTGACGGCCACCGACCGCGACAAGGGCAGCAACGCCCTGGTGCACTACAGCATCGTCAGCGGCAACACCCGGGGCCACTTCTACATCGACGCGCAGACGGGCGCCGTCGACGTGGTCAGCCCCCTGGACTACGAGGCCAGCAAGGAGTACACCCTGCGCATCCGGGCGCAGGACGGCGGCCGGCCGCCCCTCTCCAACATCAGCGGGCTGGTGACCGTCCAGGTGCTGGACGTCAACGACAACGCGCCCATCTTCGTCAGCACGCCCTTCCAGGCCACCGTGCTGGAGAACGTGCCCGTGGGCTACTCCGTCATCCACATCCAAGCCATCGACGCCGACTCGGGCGATAACGCCCGCCTGGTCTACAGCCTCCTGGAGATCGGGGCCGGCTTCCCCTTCGCCATCAACAACAGCACCGGGTGGATCGTGGTGGCCTCCGAGCTGGACCGGGAGGCGATGGATTTCTACAGCTTCGGGGTGGAGGCGCAGGACCAGGGCAGCCCCCCCATGGCGTCCTCGGCCAGCGTCAGCATCACCGTCCTCGACGTCAACGACAACAGCCCCGAGTTCACGCAGCGCGAGTACAGCGCCCGCCTCAACGAGGACGCGGCCGTGGGCACCAGCGTGCTCACCGTCTCTGCCATCGACCGCGACGCCAACAGCGTCATCACCTACCAGATCTCCAGCGGCAACACCCGCAACCGCTTCTCCATCACCAGCCAGAGCGGCGGCGGCCTCATctccctcgccctgcccctggACTACAAGCTGGAGCGTCAGTACCTGCTCACCATCGCCGCCTCCGACGGCACCCGCCAGGACACGGCCCAGGTCATCGTCAACGTCACGGATGCCAACACGCACCGGCCCGTCTTCCAGAGCTCCCACTACACTGTCAACATCAACGAGGACCGGCCTGTGGGCACCACAGTAGTGGTCATCAGCGCGACGGATGAGGACACGGGCGAGAATGCCCGCATCACCTACCTGATGGAGGACAGCATCCCCCAGTTCAGGATCGACCCCGACACGGGTGCTGTCACCACCCAGATGGAACTGGACTACGAGGACCAGGTGTCCTACACGCTGGCCATCACAGCGCGGGACAACGGCATCCCGCAGAAGTCCGACACCACCTACCTGGAGATCCTGGTGAGCGACGTCAATGACAACGCCCCACAGTTCCTCCGCGACGGCTACCAGGGCTCTGTGTACGAGGACGTGCCGGCCTTCACCAGCGTCCTCCAGGTCTCTGCCACCGACCGCGACTCAGGGCTCAATGGCAGGGTCTTCTACACCTTCCAGGGCGGCGATGATGGTGAAGGTGACTTCATCGTTGAGTCCACCTCGGGCATCGTCCGCACGCTGCGGCGCTTGGACCGGGAGAATGTCCCGCTCTACACCTTGCGGGCCTATGCTGTGGACAAGGGTGTCCCGGCCAAGCGGACGCCTGTGGAGATCCAGGTGACGGTGCTGGACGTCAACGATAACCCGCCCGTCTTTGAGCGGGACGAGTTTGACATCTTTGTGGAGGAGAACAGTCCCATTGGACTGGTGGTGGCCCGCATCACGGCCACCGACCCCGACGAGGGCACCAACGCCCAGATCATGTACCAGATCGTGGAGGGCAACATCCCTGAGGTCTTCCAGCTGGACATCTTCTCCGGCGAGCTCACGGCGCTGGCCGACCTGGACTACGAGGCCAAGGCGGAGTACGTCATTGTGGTGCAGGCCACCTCGGCCCCGCTGGTGAGCCGGGCCACCGTGCACGTCTGCCTGCGCGACACCAACGACAACAGCCCCCAGCTGAAGAACTTTGAGATCCTCTTCAACAACTACATCACCAACCACTCGGGCAGCTTCCCCAGCGGCGTCATCGGCCGCATCCCGGCCCACGACCCCGACGTCTCCGACACCCTCACCTACGCCTTCGAGCAGGGCAACGAGCTCAACCTGGTGCTGCTGGACCCCAGCACGGGCGAGCTGCGCCTCAGCCGGGCCCTGGACAACAACCGCCCACTGGAGGCCATCATGAAGGTCTCGGTGTCAG ACGGCGTCCACAGCGCGACGGCCCAGTGCACGCTGCGGGTGACGGTGATCACGGACGAGATGCTGAGCAACAGCATCACGCTGCGGCTGGCCGACATGTCCCAGGAGCGCTTCCTCTCGCCgctgctcagcctcttcctcGAGGGGGTGGCGGCGGTGctggccgccccccgccaccgcgTCGTCCTCTTCAACATCCAGACGGACACGGAGGTGCGGGCCGCCCGCATCCTCAACGTGAGCCTCTCggtgctgctgccggcctcggcccgcggcgcccgcttCTTCTCCTCcgaggagctgcaggagcgcCTCTACCTCAACCGCTCGCTGCTGGCCGCCATCTCGGCGCAGCGGGTGCTGCCCTTCGACGACAACATCTGCCTGCGCGAGCCCTGCGAGAACTACATGCGCTGCGTCTCCGTGCTCAAGTTCGACAGCTcggcgcccttcctcgcctccgACACCATCCTCTTCCGGCCCATCCACCCCGTGACGGGGCTGCGgtgccgctgcccgcccggctTCACCGGCGACTACTGCGAGACCGAGATCGACCTCTGCTACTCCAGCCCCTGCGGGAGCAACGGCCGCTGCCGGAGCCGCGAGGGCGGCTACACGTGCGAGTGCCACGAGGATTTCACCG GGGAGCGCTGCGAGCTGAACACCCGCCTGGGCCGCTGCGTGCCGGGCGTCTGCCGCAACGGGGGCACCTGCGTCAACCTGCTGGTGGGGGGTTTCCGCTGCGAGTGCCCCCCCGGGCACTACGAGAAGCCCTTCTGCGCCGTGAGCACCCGCAGCTTCCCCCCGCACTCCTTCGTCACCTTCCGGGGTCTGCGCCAGCGCTTCCACTTCACCCTCGCCCTCAC CTTCGCCACCAAGGAGCGGGACGGGCTGCTGCTCTACAACGGGCGCTTCAACGAGAAGCACGACTTCGTGGCGCTGGAGATCGTCGGCGAGCAGATCCAGCTCACCTTCTCGGCAG GCGAGTCCACAACCACAGTGTCGCCGTTCGTGCCGGGTGGCGTGAGCGACGGGCAGTGGCACCGGGTGCAGCTGCACTACTACAACAAG CCCGTGCTGGGGAAGTCGGGGCTGCCGCAGGGCCCCTCGGAGCAGAAGGTGGCCGTGGTGACGGTGGACGACTGCGACACGGGCATGGCCCTCAAGTTCGGCGCCGTCCTGGGCAACTACTCGTGCGCGGCGCAGGGCACCCAGTCCGGCACCAAGAA GTCCCTGGATCTGACGGGGCCGCTGCTGCTGGGCGGCGTGCCCGCGCTGCCCGAGAGCTTCCCCATCCGCAGCCGCCACTTCGTGGGCTGCATGCGGCACCTGCACGTGGACGAGCGCCCCGTCGACCTGGCCGCCTTCGTCGCCAACAACGGCACCGTGCCAG GTTGCCCGGCCAAGAAGAACGCGTGCGAGGGCGGCGCCTGCCGCCATGGCGGCACCTGCGTGCACGAGTGGGACGGCGCCAGCTGCCAGTGCCCGCTGGGCTTCGgcggccccagctgccaggacg AGATGGCCGGCCCGCAGCGCTTCGTGGGCCGCAGCCGGGCGGCCTGGAGcgggccggccctgccgccgccgccgctgcccctggCGCCGCCCTGGCACCTGGCCCTCATGTTCCGCACGCGCCAGCCCGGCGGGCTgctgctgcgcgccgccgccgccgccgggccgggctctgGGCCTgggcccgccaccgccgccatcaCCCTCCAG CTGAGCGAGGGGCAGGCGGAGGCGGGCCTGTGGCAGGGGGGCACCCGCCTGGCCTGGCTCCGGCTGCCCCACGCCAAGGTCAACGACGGCGACTGGCACCACGTCCAGCTGGAGCTGCGgggggcccccggccgccccccgcccgccgccctgctCCTCCTGGCCCTCGACTACGGCCGGCACCAG GCGGTGGCCGACGTggccggggagctgcaggggctgccgCTGCGGACGCTGAGCGTGGGCGGGCTGGCGGGTGACGACGGAGAGGTGGAGCAGGGCTTCCGCGGCTGCCTCCAG GGCGTGCGCGTGGGCGAGACGGCGGCCAGCGCGGTGGCGCTGGACGTGAACGAGGCGGCGCGGGTGAACGTGGAGCGGGGCTGCGCCGTGCCCGACCCCTGCGACTCCAGCCCCTGCCCGGGCAACAGCTACTGCAGCGACGACTGGgacagcttctcctgcagctgcGACCCGG GCTACTACGGCGACGGCTGCATCAACGCCTGCGCCCTCAACCCCTGCGAGCACCAGGCCACGTGCACGCGCAAGCCGGGCTCCTCGCGCGGCTACGCCTGCGAGTGCCCCCCCGGCTACTTCGGGCCCTACTGCGAGCACAA GTTCGACCAGCCGTGCCCGCGGGGCTGGTGGGGCCACCCCACCTGCGGCCCCTGCAGCTGCGACGTCGCCAAGGGCTTCGACCCCGACTGCAACAAGACCACGGGCGAGTGTCGCTGCAAG GAGAACCACTACCGGCCGGCGGGCAGCGACGCCTGCCTGCTCTGCGACTGCTACCCCACCGGCTCGCTGTCCCGCATCTGCGACGCCGCCAGCGGGCAGTGCCCGTGCAAGGCGGGCGTCATCGGGCGCCACTGCGACCGCTGCGACAACCCCTTCGCCGAGGTGACGGCCAGCGGCTGCGAAG TCAACTACGACAGCTGTCCCCGCGCCATCGAGGCCAACATCTGGTGGCCCCGCACCCGCTtcgggctgcccgccgccgcgccgtgccccaAGGGCTCCATCG GCACGGCCGTGCGGCACTGCGACGAGCACAAGGGCTGGCTGCCCCCCAACCTCTTCAACTGCACCTCGCTGGCCTTCGCCGCCCTCAAGGGCTTC GCGGAGCGGCTGGTGCGCAACGAGTCGGTGCTGGACACGGCGCAGTCGCAGCGGGTGGCCCTGCAGCTGCACAACGCCACGCGGCACACGGCCGCCTACTTCGGCAGCGACGTGCGCCTGGCCTACCAGCTCTCGGCGCGCCTGCTGCAGCACGAGAGCGCCCAGCGCGGCTTCCGCCTCGCCGCCACCCAGGACGTCCACTTCACCGAG AACCTGCTGCGGGTGGGCAGCGCCCTGCTCGACGCCAGCAACAAGCGCCACTGGGACCTCATCCAGCAGACGGAGGGGGGCACCGCCTGGCTGCTCAAGCACTTTGAGGACTACGCCAGCGCCCTGGCGCAGAACATGCGCCAGACCTACCTGAGCCCCTTCACCATCGTCACCCCCAACATCG TGGTGTCGGTGGTGCGGCTGGACAAGGTGAACTTTGCGGGCGCCCGGCTGCCCCGCTACGAGGCGCTGCGGGGCGAGAAGCCCCCCGACCTGGAGACCACCGTCATCCTGCCCGAGAGCGTCTTCCAGCCCGCCGAGGGTAGGC acccctccGCCGGTCCCGGGAAGCCCCCACCGGGCCCCGGCGAGCAGGAccgaggggaggaagaggagaaggaggaggaggaagaggaggaggaagaggtgcccCTGGTGACCAGGCACAAGCGCCACCCGGAGCCGAGCGAGGGGCAGGCGATTGCCAGCGTCATCATCTACCGCACGCTGGCCGGGCTCCTGCCCGAGCAGTACGACACGGACAAGCGCAGCCTCCG CGTGCCCAAGCGGCCCATCATCAACACGCCGGTGGTGAGCATCAGCGTGCACGACGCGGcggagcgggcgccgcgggccctggAGAAGCCCATCACCCTGCAGTTCCGCCTGCTCGAGACCCAGGAGCGCTCCAAGCCCGTCTGCGTCTTCTGGAACCACTCGCTGCt ggcgggcggcgcgggcggctggtCGGCGCGGGGCTGCGAGGTCGTCTTCCGCAACCGGAGCCACGTCAGCTGCCAGTGCAACCACCTGACCAGCTTCGCCGTCCTCATGGACATCTCCCGGCGCGAG AACGGGGAGATCCTGCCGCTGGCGGCGCTGACCTACGCCTCGCTGGGGGTGGCGCTggccgggctgctgctggccgtgctggcgctggcggcgctgcgggggcTGCGCTCCAACCGGCACAGCATCCGCCGGCACGGCGCCACCGCCCTGCTCCTCGCCCAGCTCGTCTTCCTGCTCGGCATCAACCAGGCCGACCTGCCg CTGGCGTGCACGGTGGTGGCCATCCTGCTGCAGTTCCTGTACATGAGCGCGGTGGGCTGGgcgctgctggaggggctgcaccTCTACCGGCGCCGCAGCGAGCCCCGGCACGTCGACCGCGGGCCCATGCGCTTCTACCACgtcctgggctgggggctgcccgccTTCATCACCG ggctggcGGTGGGGCTGGACCCCGAGGGCTACGGCAACCCGGACTTCTGCTGGCTCTCCATCCACGACAGCCTGGTGTGGAGCCTGGCGGGGCCCATCGCCTGCGCCGTGGCG ATGTGCGTCTTCTTCCTCGTCCTGGCGGCCCGGGCCACCTgcgccgccccgcagggcttcGAGAAGAAGGGCACGGC CTCGGGGCTGCAGACGGCggtggtggtgctggtgctgcccagcctggcctggctcctggccctgctctCCGTCAACAGCGACGCCATCCTCTTCCACTACCTCTTCGCCGCCTCCAACTGCCTCCAG GGCCccctcatcttcctcttctgcGTGGTGCTGAGCAAGGAGGCGAGGAAGAGCCTGCGCTTCAGCTGCGCCCGGAGAGCCGCCGCCGACCCGGCGCTCGCCACCAAATCCACCCTGACCGCC GCGTACCGCCGCGACAGCACCTACGTGGCCGGGCAGCTCTACCACGCGCCCCTGGGCGACTCGGCGGGCTCCCTGCCCAGCACGGCCCGCTCGGGCAAGAGCCAGCACAGCTACATCCCCTTCGTGCGCAG GGAGgacccggcgccgcggggcggccagGCGCGCGGGGCGCTGCCCGAGCCCGCCGGGCTCTTCCTCGACGCCCAGGACCAGCCTAACG AGCGCGACACGGACTCGGACAGCGACCTGTCGCTGGAGGACGACCAGAGCGGCTCGTACGGCTCCACGCGCTCCTCGGAGAGCGAGGCCGAAGGCGCCCAAACCTGCTGGGAGAACCTGctgggccccggccccgagcggccGCCGGGCGACGCCGGGGGCGCCCCGACGCGGCCCGGCGAATTCGTGACGACGGCCAGCGAGAGCGACGGGCACGGCGGCTCGCGGGCGCTGCCGgtggaggcggccggcggcggggggctcggcgaggacccgccgccgccgccgcccccccgtcCTGCCACCCAGCCCCACAAAG GCATCCTCAAGAAGaagcggccgggcgccgccgggggccaGAGGAGCGGCAGCGGCACCCCCGGCTCGTGGCGGGGCTCGTCGGGCAGCGAGGGCGGCCGAGGGGGGggcaccgccgccccccggccccgccggagcctgcaggagcagctccgcGGCGTGACGCCCGTCGCCATGAGCATCAAGGCGGGCACCGTGGACGAGGACTCCTCCGGCTCCGA GAGCGACGAGACGTCCATCTAA